The DNA sequence GTCCATGATGTACTGCTTGACACGATGGAGCCGCTGCGTCTCGTTCATACGCTCGATGCCGGCGAACCACGCATCCTCGCGCCACGCCCAGATGCGCGGCGACATGATGTTCGCAAGAAGCCCCGCGTAGAGGAGCTCCGGAAAAATAAAAAGCTCCATATCGGAGAGCGTATATGCCGATGAATACTGTTCGAGGCGACGTTTATCCATGCTTCCTCATGCGCCGTACAAAGCCGGCGGTGATCTCTCACGCTTCGCTGCGGTGATACCTCACGCTTCGCTGCGGTCATACTATAACAAAAACGGGTGAAATGGGAAGGGCGTATCCCTCTCAACGAGCGTCGGAATCCGTCCCTGAGATGATCATCTCGATGAATTCATTGCGTGTGCGTATGCCGAATTTCTGATACGCGCGATACACGTGGTTCTTCACTGTCTGATGTGATATGGCCACGCGCTCGGCTATCGAGCCGTTCGAATAACCGCTCGCGACATACGAGAGCATCTCCTCTTCCCGCGCGGTAAGCTTCACGCGTGCGAAGAGGCGTGTAAGCGCGGTGTTCCCCTTCCCGCGGAATGCCGCGGCATTCTCGCGTATCTCCTCGCCGCGCGAGAGGTAGCGCAGGGCGTGCACGATGGTGAGCACGGCAAGCACGCTGTAATACCCGGTAAAGAGCGCATAATGTACGGTGCGGTACGGTAAGAACGAGAGCACCGCAGCGCCGGCCACGGTACAGAGCGTCGGGACACCGATGGACAGCACCAGTGACCGCAGGAGTACCGAGCGTATCGCCGAGAAGCGTACGGCGATGAGAACGGACGCATACGCGATGACCGCAGCGAAGGACACATCCATTGCAATGGAAAGCGATGGATGCGCCGTCATGACATTTGCGACAGCCCCGGCTGCATAGAGGACGAAGAACATGCCGTATACGACAGCGAGCGGGCGGGCTATGGACAGGGAGACGACGGTATGCGCCAGGAGAACGAGCAGCATGACGATGGCGCTCTGTGCAGGGATACCGATGAACGGCCGTACGACGGAAAGCGCGGTAAGCGGTATATGCGCGGCAATGCGGTAGGCGGCGAGCATATCGAGTATGACAAGTATGGAAACGGCGGCGATAACGGCAGTATAGAGCCCCCAGACGAGGGTTCGATATCGATACCAGGAAAGGAGTACGAGCGTAAGCGCCCCGCAGCCGAGCA is a window from the Spirochaetota bacterium genome containing:
- a CDS encoding helix-turn-helix transcriptional regulator; the protein is MDHFIFFVYVTALVLGCGALTLVLLSWYRYRTLVWGLYTAVIAAVSILVILDMLAAYRIAAHIPLTALSVVRPFIGIPAQSAIVMLLVLLAHTVVSLSIARPLAVVYGMFFVLYAAGAVANVMTAHPSLSIAMDVSFAAVIAYASVLIAVRFSAIRSVLLRSLVLSIGVPTLCTVAGAAVLSFLPYRTVHYALFTGYYSVLAVLTIVHALRYLSRGEEIRENAAAFRGKGNTALTRLFARVKLTAREEEMLSYVASGYSNGSIAERVAISHQTVKNHVYRAYQKFGIRTRNEFIEMIISGTDSDAR